A genome region from Pseudomonas sp. S06B 330 includes the following:
- a CDS encoding helix-turn-helix domain-containing protein — MTAPNQFQVQAFSTATVIEQERASPNWAVHYQQMSPGHFAGRIRCLELEGVEIYEESMNTRVEQSFHAPSGALTFCFDRSDNSLYLLNGESRNIWITPENYQEVAVVFGPEFVQRHGLDIARLEGLFMAPLNSMQNGLFSSWLSSTLTRLGQEIDPPSREALAEQLLQDCLFILDSACVCLDRSALWRRTEERTIMRRISQWAADCPEETLNLLELAQVAEVPLRQLQQAFKTYTGMTPAHWLRLRRLNSARRELLACRSNDSTVAEVAMHWSFWHLGRFSSSYQQLFKELPSETLKRAQRRT, encoded by the coding sequence ATGACAGCGCCAAATCAGTTCCAGGTCCAGGCTTTCAGCACCGCAACCGTAATCGAGCAAGAGCGTGCATCACCCAATTGGGCGGTGCACTACCAGCAGATGTCACCCGGGCATTTCGCCGGGCGGATCCGTTGCCTGGAACTTGAGGGAGTGGAGATTTACGAAGAGTCGATGAACACGCGGGTGGAGCAGAGTTTTCATGCGCCGTCCGGTGCCCTGACGTTCTGTTTTGACCGTAGCGACAACAGCCTGTACCTGCTCAATGGCGAGAGCCGCAACATCTGGATCACCCCGGAGAACTACCAGGAAGTGGCGGTGGTTTTCGGCCCTGAGTTTGTCCAACGTCATGGGCTTGATATTGCGCGCCTGGAAGGGCTGTTCATGGCCCCGCTCAACTCGATGCAAAATGGGTTGTTCAGCAGTTGGTTGAGCAGCACCTTGACGCGCTTGGGGCAAGAGATCGATCCGCCGAGCCGTGAGGCATTGGCTGAGCAATTGCTCCAGGATTGTCTGTTCATCCTCGACAGTGCCTGTGTCTGTCTGGACCGCAGCGCCTTGTGGCGGCGCACCGAAGAACGCACGATCATGCGCCGGATCAGTCAATGGGCGGCTGACTGCCCGGAAGAAACCCTTAACCTGCTGGAACTGGCGCAGGTCGCCGAAGTGCCCTTGCGCCAACTGCAGCAAGCCTTCAAAACCTATACCGGGATGACCCCGGCCCATTGGCTGCGTTTGCGCCGCTTGAACAGTGCACGCCGCGAGCTGCTGGCCTGCCGTTCAAACGACAGCACCGTCGCCGAAGTGGCCATGCATTGGTCGTTCTGGCACTTGGGGCGGTTCTCCAGCAGCTACCAGCAACTGTTCAAAGAGTTGCCCAGCGAAACCCTCAAACGCGCACAGCGGCGCACTTGA
- a CDS encoding glutamine synthetase family protein encodes MNAPFDQLSAWLKEHKITEVECVVSDLTGIARGKIAPTNKFLHERGMRLPESVLLQTVTGDFVDDDIYYDLLDPADIDMICRPDSAAVYVVPWALEPTAIVIHDTFDKQGNPIELSPRNVLKKVLKLYADKGWQPIVAPEMEFYLTQRCEDPDLPLQAPLGRSGRAESGRQSFSIDAANEFDPLFEDVYDWCEAQGLDLDTLIHEDGPAQMEINFRHGDALDLADQITVFKRTMREAALKHNVTATFMAKPVGDEPGSAMHLHQSVVDIATGKPIFVTDDGQMSELFLQHIGGLQKYIPKVLPMFAPNVNSFRRFLPDTSAPVNVEWGEENRTVGLRVPTSSPDAMRVENRLPGADANPYLAIAASLLCGYLGMVEKINPSAPVQGRAYERRNLRLPITIEDALANMEDCPSVEQHLGSKFVRGYVAVKRAEHENFKRVISSWEREFLLLSV; translated from the coding sequence ATGAATGCCCCTTTCGATCAGCTGTCTGCGTGGCTGAAAGAACACAAGATTACCGAAGTCGAGTGCGTGGTCAGTGATCTGACCGGTATCGCCCGCGGCAAAATTGCACCCACCAACAAGTTCCTGCATGAGCGAGGCATGCGCCTGCCGGAAAGTGTGCTGTTGCAAACGGTAACCGGGGATTTTGTCGACGACGACATCTACTACGACCTGCTCGATCCTGCCGACATTGACATGATCTGCCGCCCAGACTCGGCGGCTGTGTATGTGGTGCCTTGGGCGCTGGAGCCAACTGCCATCGTCATCCACGACACCTTCGACAAGCAGGGCAACCCGATTGAACTGTCGCCGCGCAATGTCCTGAAAAAAGTGCTCAAGCTGTATGCCGACAAGGGCTGGCAGCCGATCGTCGCACCAGAAATGGAGTTCTACCTGACCCAGCGTTGCGAAGACCCTGACCTACCGCTGCAGGCGCCACTGGGCCGTTCCGGCCGCGCCGAAAGTGGTCGGCAGTCGTTTTCGATCGATGCTGCCAACGAATTCGATCCGCTGTTTGAAGACGTCTACGACTGGTGCGAAGCCCAGGGCCTGGACCTCGACACGCTGATTCACGAAGACGGTCCGGCACAGATGGAGATCAACTTCCGTCACGGCGACGCCCTGGACCTGGCCGACCAGATCACCGTATTCAAGCGCACCATGCGCGAGGCAGCGCTCAAGCACAACGTCACCGCTACCTTTATGGCCAAGCCGGTCGGCGACGAGCCCGGCAGCGCCATGCACCTGCACCAGAGCGTGGTCGACATCGCCACCGGCAAGCCGATCTTCGTCACCGACGATGGGCAGATGAGTGAGCTGTTCCTGCAACACATCGGCGGCCTGCAGAAGTACATCCCCAAGGTGTTGCCGATGTTCGCCCCGAACGTCAACTCATTCCGCCGCTTCCTCCCCGATACCTCGGCACCGGTTAACGTCGAGTGGGGCGAAGAGAACCGTACCGTGGGCCTGCGTGTGCCAACCTCAAGCCCAGACGCCATGCGCGTGGAAAACCGCCTGCCCGGCGCCGACGCCAACCCGTACCTGGCGATTGCCGCGAGCCTGTTGTGCGGTTACCTGGGTATGGTCGAGAAGATCAACCCCAGCGCCCCGGTCCAAGGCCGGGCCTATGAGCGCCGCAACCTGCGCCTGCCGATCACCATCGAAGACGCCTTGGCCAACATGGAAGACTGCCCGAGCGTGGAGCAGCACCTGGGCAGCAAGTTTGTCCGTGGCTATGTCGCGGTCAAACGCGCCGAACACGAAAACTTCAAGCGGGTGATCAGCTCCTGGGAGCGGGAGTTCTTACTGCTCAGCGTCTGA